The Panacibacter microcysteis genome includes a window with the following:
- a CDS encoding inositol monophosphatase family protein has translation MLKQTLLKATEAGAKVLQEYFNGTFTISHKDGINNLVTEADHASEKAIFEVIKSNFPQHYILSEETGELVQDSNVKWIIDPIDGTINFANGIPICCVSIGIEQDGKMIMGAVYNPFMHEFFFAERGLGATLNDKAIHVSDKDNVGTSCLVTGFPYTYLDQPNGPLQVFDRLIRAGIPVRRLGSAAIDLCWVAAGRFDGFYEHKLQAWDSAAGFLIVEEAGGKVTDLKGNYYNPYQPGIVATNGNIHEELIRWIEGSM, from the coding sequence ATGCTCAAACAAACATTACTCAAAGCCACTGAAGCAGGCGCAAAAGTTTTACAGGAATATTTCAATGGTACATTTACCATTTCTCACAAGGACGGTATCAATAACCTTGTTACGGAAGCAGACCACGCTTCGGAAAAAGCCATTTTTGAGGTTATCAAAAGCAACTTCCCCCAACATTATATTCTTAGTGAAGAGACAGGCGAACTGGTGCAGGACTCTAATGTGAAATGGATCATTGACCCGATTGACGGAACCATCAACTTTGCGAACGGCATACCGATCTGCTGTGTATCTATTGGCATTGAGCAGGACGGCAAAATGATAATGGGAGCGGTCTATAACCCTTTTATGCATGAGTTTTTCTTTGCTGAGCGCGGTCTGGGCGCCACACTGAATGATAAAGCCATTCATGTAAGCGACAAAGACAATGTTGGTACCAGTTGCCTGGTTACCGGCTTTCCTTACACTTACCTAGATCAGCCAAATGGCCCGTTGCAGGTATTTGACCGGCTGATACGCGCCGGCATTCCGGTACGCAGGTTAGGCAGCGCTGCAATAGATCTTTGCTGGGTTGCCGCAGGAAGATTTGATGGCTTTTATGAGCATAAATTACAGGCATGGGATAGTGCTGCAGGATTCCTGATCGTGGAAGAAGCAGGTGGCAAGGTTACCGACCTGAAAGGGAATTATTATAATCCTTACCAGCCCGGCATTGTTGCTACCAATGGCAACATTCATGAAGAACTGATCAGGTGGATCGAAGGAAGCATGTAA
- the thiL gene encoding thiamine-phosphate kinase, translating to MTERTEIASLGEFGLIDHLTKNFETQQASTIVSVGDDAAVIDHFGKQTVITTDLLLEGVHFDLMYTPLKHLGYKSVVVNLSDVYAMNATPTHITMSIGISNRFSVEALNEFYEGVYAACNKYNIDLIGGDTSASQKGFVISVTAIGEVTPNRFVKRSTAAKGDLICVSGDLGGAFLGLTLLEREKKIYLENPQIQPDLENEDYIVGRLLKPEARRDIIDFFEKNNIVPTAMMDVSDGISSEVLHLCKQSNLGCNLYEEKLPVAEASKSAAFKFGLDPTVCALNGGEDYELIFTLKQDDYDKITLNEEISVIGYMTDLEEGCKFHTKGGNTFDIAAQGWNAFNA from the coding sequence ATGACTGAAAGAACAGAAATAGCGAGCCTTGGAGAGTTTGGGCTTATCGATCACCTCACAAAAAATTTTGAGACACAACAGGCATCTACGATTGTAAGTGTGGGTGATGATGCCGCCGTAATTGACCATTTTGGTAAACAAACTGTAATAACTACAGACCTGCTACTGGAGGGCGTACATTTTGATCTGATGTACACACCACTAAAACACCTGGGCTACAAAAGCGTGGTTGTTAACCTGAGCGATGTATATGCAATGAATGCAACGCCTACACATATTACCATGAGCATTGGTATAAGCAACCGTTTTAGCGTAGAAGCATTAAACGAGTTTTATGAGGGCGTGTATGCTGCCTGTAATAAATACAATATTGATCTTATAGGTGGGGATACCTCTGCTTCGCAAAAAGGTTTTGTGATTTCCGTTACTGCTATTGGCGAAGTTACACCCAACCGATTTGTAAAACGCAGTACCGCTGCTAAGGGCGACCTTATTTGTGTAAGCGGTGATCTTGGTGGTGCATTTCTCGGCTTAACGTTACTCGAACGCGAAAAGAAGATCTATCTTGAAAATCCACAGATTCAGCCAGATCTTGAAAATGAAGATTACATCGTGGGGCGTTTATTAAAACCGGAAGCAAGAAGGGATATCATTGACTTTTTCGAAAAAAATAATATTGTACCCACTGCTATGATGGATGTAAGCGACGGCATAAGCAGCGAAGTGTTGCACCTGTGCAAACAAAGCAATCTCGGGTGCAACCTGTACGAAGAAAAGTTACCTGTTGCAGAAGCCTCAAAGAGTGCGGCTTTTAAGTTTGGCCTGGACCCCACCGTTTGCGCACTGAACGGCGGTGAAGATTATGAACTGATCTTTACCCTGAAACAGGATGACTACGATAAGATAACCCTTAATGAAGAAATATCCGTTATTGGTTATATGACAGACCTCGAAGAAGGCTGTAAATTTCATACCAAGGGTGGTAACACGTTTGATATTGCTGCACAAGGCTGGAATGCCTTCAACGCATAG
- a CDS encoding S41 family peptidase, giving the protein MNGMRRNRRCHEKLQPVTNIFYCCCIACVVLLFTGCAASKRAAYKPSDKIAAAKLKEDFSLLKKILEANHPSLYWYTPKDSVDHYFNEAYESIRDSMTEFRFRNKVAWFISKLKCGHTSVRPSQAYSDYYTVHKPARFPLLIKTWNDSLVYIGSLNRQDTLLDRGTVITSIENLPAKLLLDSMFHYISTDGDGDNFKSQAISFNFPLYYSFAFPLKDSFAITYVDSGIQQSAYVKLNKPVIDTAGQKKPAKDAAPRPNRRQIKQMILLSKRSMIFDTVSNLAYMRLNTFSGGRLRSFFRQSFKDLAANNIQNLVIDLRENSGGNINLSMLLTRYLKQQPFHTADTAIAVNRPFSYTKYIHPALPYNIAMRFATAKKTDGRYHFGQLEKHAYKPFTRHHYDHPVYIVQGGYTFSAAAMFVLQLKGQQNVTVLGEETGGGNYGTSAVHLPDIVLPNSKVRVVLPLYRLVFDTTQTKNGKGIQPDVYVPPSSEDIKNGVDPKLKKVKELIEERRKQ; this is encoded by the coding sequence ATGAACGGAATGCGACGCAACAGGCGATGCCATGAAAAGCTACAGCCCGTAACCAATATCTTTTATTGTTGTTGCATTGCCTGCGTTGTATTACTCTTTACCGGCTGCGCTGCCTCTAAACGAGCCGCTTATAAACCTTCTGATAAAATTGCAGCAGCAAAACTGAAAGAAGATTTTTCGCTATTGAAAAAAATACTTGAAGCAAACCACCCGAGTCTTTACTGGTACACACCAAAAGACAGTGTAGACCACTATTTCAATGAAGCTTACGAAAGCATCAGAGATTCAATGACGGAATTCCGGTTCCGTAACAAAGTGGCGTGGTTTATTTCGAAGCTTAAATGCGGGCATACGTCTGTTCGCCCATCACAGGCATACAGTGATTACTATACAGTACATAAGCCGGCAAGATTTCCATTACTCATCAAAACGTGGAATGACAGTCTTGTGTATATAGGCAGCCTTAACAGGCAGGATACACTGCTCGACCGTGGCACCGTAATTACATCTATCGAGAACCTGCCTGCAAAGTTGTTGCTTGATTCCATGTTTCATTACATAAGTACCGATGGTGATGGCGATAATTTTAAAAGCCAGGCTATCAGTTTTAATTTTCCATTGTACTACAGTTTTGCATTTCCGCTGAAAGATTCTTTTGCCATTACCTATGTTGATTCGGGCATACAGCAAAGCGCATACGTTAAACTCAATAAACCGGTGATTGATACTGCAGGCCAAAAGAAACCGGCCAAAGATGCAGCGCCACGGCCAAACCGCAGGCAAATAAAACAAATGATCCTGCTTTCGAAGCGAAGCATGATCTTCGATACGGTGAGCAACCTGGCATATATGCGGCTAAACACCTTTAGCGGTGGCAGGCTGCGCAGTTTCTTCCGGCAAAGTTTCAAAGACCTTGCAGCCAACAATATTCAGAACCTTGTAATAGACCTGCGCGAAAACAGCGGCGGTAACATAAACCTGAGCATGCTGCTTACAAGATATCTGAAGCAGCAACCTTTTCATACTGCAGATACTGCCATCGCAGTTAACAGGCCTTTCAGTTATACAAAATACATTCACCCGGCATTGCCTTATAATATTGCCATGCGTTTTGCAACGGCAAAAAAAACCGATGGCAGGTATCATTTTGGGCAGCTTGAAAAACATGCCTACAAGCCATTTACCAGGCACCATTACGATCATCCGGTTTATATTGTCCAGGGCGGCTATACATTTTCTGCGGCAGCCATGTTTGTATTACAGTTAAAGGGCCAGCAAAACGTAACGGTGCTTGGTGAAGAAACCGGTGGGGGAAATTATGGCACGAGTGCTGTGCATTTGCCAGACATCGTTTTGCCCAACAGCAAGGTTCGTGTTGTATTACCACTGTATCGCCTGGTATTCGATACCACACAAACAAAAAATGGCAAAGGCATACAGCCGGATGTATATGTTCCACCTTCCTCTGAAGATATAAAAAACGGTGTTGACCCCAAGCTGAAAAAAGTAAAAGAACTCATTGAAGAAAGAAGAAAACAATAA
- a CDS encoding oxygenase MpaB family protein: MTSAAIQEDAGTTYFVNEHSIVRTIWGKADTVLFIFAGSAAEFALNKAVDWLYFTGKLPADPLGRLFSTVSYARAIVFAKNNDALKAIDKITGIHSAVENARGAQIPDWAYRDVLFMLIDYSIRSFEILERKLTQQEKEEVFAVFYRIGDRMGLKGLPPTFNVWLTMRVQHLDQNLVNGHYTKDLFKQYRKHLGALRYFILIEVQKMIVPERVKTLLRFGNLQIIYPVLAMYKFSRHLKMDWFLKSILLPGQYKQQVKELDYTK; this comes from the coding sequence ATGACGAGTGCAGCAATACAGGAGGATGCAGGAACCACTTACTTCGTTAACGAACATTCCATTGTAAGAACTATATGGGGCAAGGCAGATACGGTGCTGTTTATTTTTGCAGGCTCAGCAGCAGAGTTTGCCCTTAATAAAGCGGTAGACTGGTTATACTTTACCGGCAAACTGCCCGCTGACCCACTGGGCAGATTATTTTCTACCGTTTCTTATGCCAGGGCCATTGTATTTGCAAAAAACAATGATGCACTAAAAGCCATCGATAAAATAACCGGCATACACAGTGCTGTTGAAAACGCCAGGGGCGCACAAATTCCTGACTGGGCATACAGGGATGTATTGTTCATGCTCATCGATTACTCTATCCGCTCTTTCGAAATACTGGAAAGAAAACTTACACAACAGGAAAAAGAAGAAGTGTTTGCAGTATTTTATCGCATTGGAGACAGAATGGGTTTAAAAGGATTGCCGCCAACATTCAATGTATGGCTTACCATGCGTGTGCAGCATCTCGATCAAAACCTCGTAAATGGCCACTACACAAAAGACCTGTTTAAGCAATACCGCAAACACCTCGGCGCTTTGCGTTATTTTATTCTTATTGAAGTACAAAAAATGATTGTTCCGGAACGTGTAAAAACATTATTGCGTTTTGGTAACCTGCAGATCATTTACCCTGTACTGGCTATGTATAAATTCAGCAGGCATCTTAAAATGGATTGGTTCCTCAAATCTATTTTATTGCCCGGGCAATATAAACAGCAGGTAAAAGAACTTGATTATACAAAATAG
- a CDS encoding nucleoside hydrolase, giving the protein MKKTFTCLCLLLMTIVANAQKPVAVIFDSDIAPDYDDVGAMAMLHAFADKGEATILATVSCNTFKTTVPTLSVLNTYFNRPDIPIGVTKGNFPDKDCSQQWAEAINAKYPHNVKSNEAAEDAVKLYRRLLAKQPDKSVTVVTVGFFTNLAALLKSGPDEFSALNGKELIIQKVKQLVSMAARLDDTKHNGYEFNVEVDTKASQVVFAEWPTPWIMSGFEIGEKILTGITLINNNNIQNSPVKDAFRVALTKDNNTLGRNSWDETAVLVAVRGIAPYFGSKQLNFAVQDDGKNILVPGERITYLTFREKPEVIAKVIEELMMHQPVKK; this is encoded by the coding sequence ATGAAAAAAACTTTTACCTGTTTGTGTTTGCTGCTAATGACCATTGTTGCCAATGCGCAAAAACCAGTAGCAGTAATTTTTGATTCGGATATTGCACCGGACTACGACGATGTTGGTGCAATGGCTATGCTGCATGCATTTGCTGATAAAGGGGAAGCCACTATACTTGCCACTGTTTCGTGTAATACATTCAAAACAACGGTTCCAACATTGAGTGTGCTGAATACTTATTTCAACAGGCCCGACATTCCCATTGGCGTTACCAAAGGAAATTTCCCGGATAAGGATTGCTCACAGCAGTGGGCAGAAGCGATCAATGCAAAATACCCGCATAATGTAAAAAGCAATGAAGCGGCAGAAGATGCGGTTAAGCTTTACCGCCGGTTGCTGGCCAAACAACCCGATAAAAGTGTTACGGTTGTTACCGTTGGATTTTTTACAAATCTTGCCGCGTTGTTAAAGTCCGGCCCGGATGAGTTTTCAGCCCTGAATGGCAAAGAGCTTATTATACAGAAAGTAAAGCAGCTTGTTTCTATGGCAGCGAGATTGGATGATACAAAACACAATGGGTATGAGTTTAACGTAGAAGTGGATACAAAAGCATCGCAGGTTGTATTTGCAGAATGGCCCACGCCGTGGATTATGAGCGGCTTTGAGATAGGAGAGAAAATTCTTACCGGTATAACACTGATCAATAACAACAATATTCAGAACAGCCCGGTAAAAGATGCTTTCAGGGTGGCGCTTACGAAAGATAATAATACACTTGGCCGAAACAGTTGGGATGAAACAGCAGTACTTGTGGCTGTGCGAGGTATAGCGCCATACTTTGGCAGTAAGCAACTAAACTTTGCCGTACAGGATGATGGTAAAAATATACTGGTACCTGGCGAAAGGATCACCTACCTCACTTTCCGGGAAAAGCCTGAAGTAATAGCAAAAGTTATAGAAGAGCTGATGATGCACCAGCCGGTAAAGAAGTAA
- the bglX gene encoding beta-glucosidase BglX, translating to MKRLIAALFTLVTFYSYAQQDAKMNTFINNLMSRMTIEEKIGQLNLVTPGGAVTGSVVSKGVDENIRKGYVGGLFGITGPEKVRQAQEIAVKNSRLKIPLFFGLDVIHGHKTVFPIPLGLSCSWDIALIERSARIAATEATADGLCWAFSPMVDIARDPRWGRISEGSGEDQYLGGEIAKAMVRGYQGKDYTSADRLMACVKHFALYGAAEAGRDYNSVDMSKIKMYEYYLPPYKAAVDAGVGSVMSSFNDIDAVPATGNKWLLTDLLRKQWGFKGLVVSDYTSVSEMSNHGLGDLKTVSALALNAGLDMDMVAEGFLTTLKQSLKEGKVTQKQIDDACRRILEAKYKLGLFDDPYRFMDDTRPAKEILTAETRKAAREIAAHSFVLLKNNAQVLPLKKSGTIAVVGPLADSRRNMLGTWSVAGDFTKAVTVIEGIKNVAPDAAIIYAKGANISDDPMLVKRTNVFPPDEIETDKRSPEVMIKEAVEAANNADVVVAVVGEAADMTGEASSRSDIGLPESQLNLLKALATTGKPVVMVLFNGRPMTLTWETQHINAILDVWFGGTEGGNAIADVLFGNYNPSGKLTTTFPQHVGQIPLYYNHKHTGRPYNNEDFAKFKSNYLDISNDPLFPFGYGLSYTTFAYSEVKVSKEKLKGSESLKASVTLTNTGKYAGEEVVQLYITDVVASVTRAVKDLKGFQKILLQPGESREVDFTITPEQLKFYNNNLKYDWESGDFVIHIGTNSSDLKSAKINWVK from the coding sequence ATGAAAAGGTTGATCGCTGCTTTATTTACACTAGTTACTTTTTACTCATATGCACAGCAGGATGCAAAGATGAACACGTTCATCAACAACCTGATGAGCAGGATGACCATTGAAGAAAAGATTGGTCAGCTAAACCTGGTTACACCCGGCGGTGCTGTTACCGGTTCTGTTGTAAGCAAGGGCGTAGATGAAAATATCCGCAAAGGATATGTGGGTGGATTGTTTGGTATTACCGGGCCTGAGAAGGTGAGACAGGCGCAGGAGATTGCTGTAAAAAACTCAAGGCTTAAGATCCCGCTTTTCTTTGGCCTTGATGTAATACATGGCCATAAAACAGTGTTCCCTATTCCGCTTGGTTTATCCTGCAGTTGGGATATTGCATTGATAGAACGCAGTGCACGTATTGCAGCAACAGAAGCTACGGCAGACGGCCTTTGCTGGGCATTTAGCCCAATGGTAGATATAGCGCGGGACCCACGCTGGGGAAGGATTTCTGAAGGCTCAGGAGAGGACCAATACCTTGGCGGAGAAATAGCAAAAGCAATGGTACGGGGTTACCAGGGCAAAGACTACACTTCTGCAGACAGGCTGATGGCTTGTGTAAAACATTTTGCACTCTATGGTGCTGCAGAAGCCGGCAGGGATTACAACAGTGTAGATATGAGTAAGATAAAAATGTATGAATATTACCTGCCCCCATACAAAGCCGCTGTGGATGCCGGCGTGGGCAGTGTAATGAGTTCTTTTAATGATATTGATGCAGTACCGGCAACAGGCAATAAATGGCTGCTTACAGATTTACTGCGTAAACAATGGGGTTTTAAAGGCTTGGTGGTAAGTGATTACACATCTGTAAGTGAAATGAGCAACCATGGCCTGGGAGATCTGAAAACAGTATCTGCACTGGCACTTAATGCCGGGCTTGATATGGACATGGTTGCAGAAGGCTTTTTAACAACACTGAAGCAATCGTTGAAAGAGGGCAAGGTTACACAAAAGCAAATTGATGATGCATGCAGAAGAATTCTCGAAGCAAAATATAAGCTGGGCCTGTTTGATGATCCTTACCGTTTTATGGACGATACAAGACCTGCAAAAGAAATTCTTACTGCAGAAACAAGAAAGGCTGCACGGGAAATAGCCGCGCATTCATTTGTACTGCTGAAGAACAACGCCCAGGTTTTACCACTAAAAAAATCCGGGACTATTGCCGTTGTAGGGCCACTGGCAGACAGCCGGAGAAATATGTTGGGCACCTGGAGTGTGGCCGGCGACTTTACCAAAGCCGTAACCGTTATAGAGGGAATAAAAAATGTGGCGCCGGATGCAGCCATTATATACGCAAAAGGTGCAAATATTTCAGATGACCCGATGCTGGTAAAACGTACCAACGTTTTTCCGCCTGACGAGATTGAAACAGATAAGCGTTCTCCTGAAGTAATGATCAAAGAGGCGGTTGAGGCTGCAAACAATGCAGATGTAGTGGTAGCAGTAGTGGGTGAAGCCGCCGACATGACCGGCGAAGCAAGCAGCCGCAGCGATATAGGTTTGCCCGAAAGCCAGCTTAACCTGTTGAAAGCCTTGGCTACAACAGGCAAACCGGTTGTAATGGTACTTTTCAACGGCAGGCCAATGACGCTTACATGGGAAACCCAACATATAAACGCTATACTCGATGTATGGTTTGGTGGCACCGAGGGTGGTAATGCTATTGCAGATGTACTGTTCGGAAATTATAATCCTTCGGGAAAGCTTACCACAACTTTTCCGCAGCATGTAGGGCAAATACCCTTGTATTATAATCACAAGCATACGGGCAGGCCTTACAACAACGAAGACTTTGCTAAATTCAAATCCAATTATCTTGATATTAGTAATGATCCTTTATTTCCTTTTGGTTATGGACTAAGCTATACAACATTTGCTTACAGTGAGGTAAAAGTAAGCAAGGAAAAACTGAAGGGCAGTGAATCATTAAAAGCTTCGGTAACACTTACCAATACCGGGAAATATGCAGGTGAAGAAGTAGTACAGTTGTACATAACAGACGTGGTTGCATCTGTAACACGGGCGGTAAAAGATTTAAAAGGCTTTCAGAAAATATTATTGCAGCCAGGGGAAAGCAGGGAAGTTGACTTTACCATAACGCCGGAGCAGTTAAAGTTCTACAACAATAACCTGAAGTATGATTGGGAGAGTGGCGATTTTGTTATCCATATCGGTACAAACTCCAGTGATCTTAAAAGTGCAAAGATCAACTGGGTTAAATAG
- a CDS encoding GDSL-type esterase/lipase family protein translates to MPVRFILFICLLFTGCFSYAQALPFADEINKFRHTDSIQPPAQNEILFVGSSSFTKWTDIQQYFPAHKIINRGFGGSRLLDVIMYADDVIFPYHPKQIVIYCGENDIAYVDTVSAQTVANRFITLFEIVRSVWDTVPIAFVSIKPSPSRDKFRPVVVDANNLIKNFLGAKKAAAFIDVYSKMLAADGNPMPDIFIEDRLHMNAKGYAIWQQAIEPYLVK, encoded by the coding sequence ATGCCAGTACGTTTTATCCTCTTTATTTGTTTACTTTTTACCGGCTGTTTTTCGTACGCGCAGGCTTTGCCATTTGCTGATGAAATAAACAAGTTCAGGCATACAGACAGCATACAGCCGCCGGCACAAAACGAAATACTTTTTGTGGGTAGCTCATCCTTTACAAAATGGACCGATATACAGCAATATTTTCCTGCACACAAGATCATTAACAGGGGTTTTGGTGGTTCACGGTTATTGGATGTTATCATGTATGCCGATGATGTCATCTTTCCATATCACCCAAAACAAATTGTTATCTATTGTGGGGAAAATGATATTGCATATGTAGACACGGTTTCTGCACAAACAGTTGCCAACCGTTTTATAACCTTGTTTGAAATAGTGAGAAGCGTGTGGGACACAGTGCCCATTGCATTTGTATCCATCAAGCCAAGCCCAAGCCGCGATAAATTCAGGCCTGTAGTGGTAGACGCAAACAACCTCATCAAAAATTTTCTTGGCGCTAAAAAAGCTGCGGCTTTTATAGACGTGTATTCAAAAATGCTTGCGGCAGACGGAAACCCGATGCCTGATATTTTTATAGAAGACAGGCTGCACATGAACGCGAAGGGCTATGCAATATGGCAGCAGGCAATTGAACCATATCTTGTGAAGTAA
- a CDS encoding glycoside hydrolase family 31 protein encodes MKSYLRQAISIVLLFLAVETSAQIFQAGAITAFKKSPGSISGKTTNAIFDVHVYNNNIVRVRVSKEKSFRNFSYALVTNEIPVYTNVVVTEKGNSIILSTAVIELEIKKTPGLAFVFRNKNGKIINEDEAQNGAVSFSGNKVTAFKKLISDERFIGLGEALGNIDRRGTGVTLNNTDNYKYADPRVPMYSSIPFYMGIHQKEVYGLFFNNSHKAFFNFGSSTPYTSVTFDGGEMDYFFLYDTSVARVVEHYTSLTGRMQMPPLWSLGYQQSRCTYYPQDQVMWIAETFRRRQIPLDGIVLDADYQLGYEPFRTNTERFPDMPGLAAQLAKMHIELTASVYPGVHIDSTYDSYTDGIRQNIFIKTTDGLPFQTEIAPLKVHLPDYTDPKARQWWISKMQWMKTNGIKGYWNDMNEPATANSYLPEDLVFDFDGHKATTAEAKNVYGFQMARSSYEAAVNNLGNQRPFILTRSGFAGVQRYSALWSGDNLATDEGLLNSILLNNQLGLSGLPFVGYDVGGYIGDGSKNLYIRWIEAGVFSPYCRNHREFFGTANEPWAYGEEAEAISKTYINFRYRLMPYIYSAMYTASKNGIPLHRSLAINYPFDANIYQNSYQYQFLFGQDMLVAPLTSNEKSKQVYLPQGDWYDLFTDNKIAGAQVVNTDCPGYKLPLFIKASAIIPVQGIVQSTKDKPTDTLFLHVYNGQVDNTYTYYEDDGTSLDYKKEMYYQRDISFHPAARQITIAAKRGAYKSHFNYIQLLLHGFDDNLQSLTVNGSQQSVLNNGHALLDPLDNLGDIYDKGYYKSLQEAVNKKTIRTVTIQHTGNNINILW; translated from the coding sequence ATGAAAAGTTACCTGCGACAAGCCATTTCTATCGTTTTACTTTTTCTTGCAGTTGAAACAAGTGCGCAAATATTCCAGGCGGGCGCAATAACTGCTTTTAAAAAATCTCCCGGAAGTATATCCGGTAAAACAACCAATGCAATATTCGATGTACATGTATATAACAACAACATTGTACGTGTACGGGTGTCAAAAGAAAAATCGTTTCGCAACTTCTCTTATGCGCTTGTAACAAACGAAATACCGGTTTACACAAATGTGGTGGTTACTGAAAAAGGAAACAGTATCATTTTGTCAACTGCAGTTATAGAACTGGAGATAAAGAAAACACCCGGGCTGGCTTTTGTATTCAGAAACAAAAACGGTAAAATCATCAATGAAGATGAAGCGCAAAATGGTGCAGTAAGTTTCAGTGGCAATAAAGTAACCGCATTCAAAAAACTTATCAGTGATGAACGTTTTATAGGCCTGGGCGAAGCATTGGGGAATATAGACAGGCGTGGTACAGGCGTTACACTCAACAATACAGACAACTACAAATATGCAGATCCGCGTGTGCCGATGTACAGCAGTATTCCTTTTTACATGGGTATTCATCAAAAAGAAGTGTATGGCTTGTTTTTCAACAACAGCCATAAGGCATTTTTTAATTTTGGCTCATCTACGCCATACACCTCTGTAACTTTCGATGGTGGTGAAATGGATTATTTCTTTTTGTACGATACGTCTGTGGCAAGGGTAGTAGAACATTACACGTCTCTTACCGGCCGCATGCAAATGCCGCCTTTGTGGAGCCTGGGTTACCAGCAAAGCCGCTGTACATATTATCCCCAGGACCAGGTAATGTGGATAGCAGAAACATTCAGGCGCAGGCAAATACCGCTCGATGGCATCGTGCTGGATGCAGATTACCAATTGGGTTATGAACCCTTTCGTACCAATACAGAACGCTTTCCTGATATGCCGGGCCTTGCGGCGCAGCTTGCCAAAATGCATATAGAACTTACTGCATCAGTGTATCCCGGGGTGCATATAGACAGCACCTACGATTCTTATACAGATGGCATCCGGCAAAACATCTTTATCAAAACCACGGATGGCCTGCCTTTTCAAACAGAGATCGCGCCTTTAAAAGTTCACCTGCCGGATTATACAGATCCAAAAGCGCGGCAATGGTGGATCAGCAAAATGCAATGGATGAAGACCAATGGTATTAAAGGTTACTGGAACGATATGAATGAGCCGGCCACCGCCAACAGCTATTTGCCGGAGGATCTCGTTTTCGATTTCGATGGTCATAAAGCAACTACAGCCGAAGCAAAAAATGTATACGGTTTTCAGATGGCCAGGAGCAGTTATGAAGCTGCAGTAAATAATCTCGGCAATCAACGTCCTTTCATATTAACGCGTTCCGGTTTTGCAGGTGTGCAGCGTTATTCCGCGTTGTGGAGCGGTGATAACCTTGCTACAGATGAAGGCCTGCTGAACAGCATATTGCTCAATAACCAGCTTGGTTTATCTGGGCTGCCTTTTGTAGGTTACGATGTGGGCGGATATATTGGAGATGGTTCAAAAAACCTCTACATACGCTGGATAGAAGCGGGCGTTTTTTCTCCTTACTGCCGCAATCACCGCGAGTTTTTTGGCACTGCCAATGAGCCATGGGCTTATGGGGAGGAAGCAGAAGCCATTTCTAAAACCTATATTAATTTCCGCTACCGGCTAATGCCGTACATATACAGTGCCATGTACACTGCATCAAAGAATGGAATACCGCTTCACCGGAGCCTCGCCATCAATTATCCTTTCGATGCCAATATTTACCAGAACAGCTATCAATACCAGTTTTTATTTGGACAGGATATGTTGGTGGCACCGCTTACAAGCAACGAAAAATCCAAACAGGTGTACCTGCCACAGGGCGATTGGTATGATCTGTTTACAGATAACAAAATTGCCGGTGCACAGGTAGTAAATACAGATTGCCCAGGCTATAAATTGCCGCTGTTTATAAAGGCTTCAGCTATTATACCTGTACAGGGCATTGTGCAGTCAACAAAAGATAAACCTACCGATACGCTATTTCTGCATGTATATAATGGCCAGGTCGATAACACCTATACTTATTATGAAGATGACGGTACTTCGCTTGATTACAAAAAGGAAATGTATTACCAGAGAGATATCTCTTTTCATCCTGCTGCACGGCAGATAACCATTGCAGCAAAGCGCGGCGCGTATAAAAGTCACTTTAATTACATTCAGTTACTGCTGCATGGTTTTGATGACAACCTGCAAAGCCTTACTGTCAATGGTTCTCAGCAAAGCGTGCTAAATAATGGCCATGCATTACTGGACCCGCTTGATAATCTTGGCGACATATACGACAAAGGTTACTACAAAAGCCTGCAGGAGGCAGTGAATAAAAAAACGATCAGGACTGTTACGATACAGCATACCGGCAACAACATAAATATTCTGTGGTAA